Part of the Pseudomonas baltica genome is shown below.
GCGCGCAACATCTCGGCCTGTCCTGGCAGCGACGGATAGTTGAAATTCAGGTCGATCATGCCAGCGGCAACGTCCTGTTGATCGATCCCCAACCCGGGCGGCAACGCGATCTCCCGGACGAACATCCCTCGCCCCGCCTCACCACTGACCAGGCCCATGGCTTCGAGCTCGGCATACACGCGGCTGGCGGTGACCAACGCCATCCCTTCGCGAGCCGCCAGGTCCCTGTGGGTGGGCAGGCGCGTACCCGGCGGCAGAGCGCCGTTACGAATGTCGACGGCCAAGCTATCGACAAGAGTCTTGTAACGCGGGGGTGGCATCGGTAACTGTATCCATGACAATTTTTTGATTGTCCTGATACTCGCTCCTAGGATGGGCGCCTGACAACCCCTGCGACCGAAGTGAGCGCCATGGAAAAGACCTCTCGACTGCACGAACCGGCCTTGAGCCACAATACCCGCGGATGGATCAACGGCTTGATCGGCGTGGTGATCTTCAGCGGCTCGCTGCCCGCAACGCGGCTGGCGGTCACCGCGTTCGATCCATTGTTTCTGACTGCGGCGCGGGCGACCCTCGCGGCCTTTTTGGCCGTGATCCTGCTATGGCTGTTCAAGCCACAGCGTCCGGCACTCGCGCAATTGGCCGCATTGATCGTGGTGGCGGCAGGCGTGGTACTGGGGTTTCCGCTGCTGACGGCGCTGGCCTTGCAGCACGTGACCGCAGCCCATTCGATCGTGTTCCTGGGGCTGCTGCCATTGGCGACCGCCATTTTTGCGGTGTTGCGCGGCGGCGAACGGCCACGGCGGGCGTTCTGGATTTTTTCATTGTTCGGCAGTGCGCTAGTGGTCGGTTTTGCGTTGAGCCAAGGCCTGACGGCGGCCCCCAAAGGTGATCTGCTGATGCTGCTGGCCATCGTCGTCTGCGGCCTGGGTTACGCCGAAGGTGCGAAGCTGTCGAGAACCCTGGGCGGTTGGCAGGTGATTTGCTGGGCACTGGTGCTGGCACTGCCGGTGATGGCGACTTTGACGGCCGTGCTGATGCCCGCTTCTTTTGTGGCGATCAGCCCCAGTGCCTGGTGGTGCCTGGCCTATGTGTCGCTGTTCAGCATGCTGATCGGCTTCGTGTTCTGGTACCGGGGGCTGGCCCA
Proteins encoded:
- a CDS encoding DMT family transporter; its protein translation is MEKTSRLHEPALSHNTRGWINGLIGVVIFSGSLPATRLAVTAFDPLFLTAARATLAAFLAVILLWLFKPQRPALAQLAALIVVAAGVVLGFPLLTALALQHVTAAHSIVFLGLLPLATAIFAVLRGGERPRRAFWIFSLFGSALVVGFALSQGLTAAPKGDLLMLLAIVVCGLGYAEGAKLSRTLGGWQVICWALVLALPVMATLTAVLMPASFVAISPSAWWCLAYVSLFSMLIGFVFWYRGLAQGGIAAVGQLQLLQPFFGLALAAGLLHEQVSAGMVGVTVAVIVCVAGARRFSR